One stretch of Acyrthosiphon pisum isolate AL4f unplaced genomic scaffold, pea_aphid_22Mar2018_4r6ur Scaffold_8810;HRSCAF=9400, whole genome shotgun sequence DNA includes these proteins:
- the LOC100575098 gene encoding LOW QUALITY PROTEIN: roquin-1 (The sequence of the model RefSeq protein was modified relative to this genomic sequence to represent the inferred CDS: deleted 1 base in 1 codon), with translation MPIQAPQWTDFLACPVCCNGFDIKTRHPISLGCAHTVCKSCLSNLPKKQCPFDQNLINIEIDQLPTNYALLQLVGASIPNIENIPKSMIKNMSSDERLLYNKSKKCVEHLALYLKSFATGGGQSTSAGLSRPMQRKLVTLVNCQLLENEGRMRAIRAARSLGERSMTELILHHQSAQQLSTNLWAAVRARGCQFLGPAMQEEVLKLVLLALEDGSALSRKVLVMFVVQRLEPHFPQASKTSIGHVVQLLYRASCFKVSKRDGDNSLMQLKEEF, from the exons ATGCCAATCCAAGCTCCTCAGTGGACCGATTTCCTGGCATGTCCGGTGTGCTGTAATGGTTTCGACATCAAGACCCGACATCCCATCAGTTTGGGATGCGCTCACACTGTGTGCAAATCATGTCTGTCAAATCTACCCAAAAAACAATGCCCATTTGATCAA aatttaataaatatagaaattgaTCAACTACCAACCAATTATGCTCTACTTCAATTGGTGGGAGCATCAATACCAAACATTGAAAACATTCCAAAATCCATGATAAAGAATATGTCATCTGATGAACggcttttatataataaatcaaaaaaatgtgtggAACATCTTGCATTATACCTTAAATCATTTGCaactg gTGGTGGTCAGTCAACAAGTGCGGGACTTTCGCGGCCTATGCAGCGTAAATTGGTGACTCTAGTTAACTGTCAACTTTTAGAAAATGAAGGGCGTATGAGAGCCATCAGAGCAGCCAGATCTCTAGGCGAGCGTAGTATGACAGAACTTATACTCCATCATCAAAGTGCTCAACAATTATCTACAAATTTATGGGCTGCTGTTCGAGCTCGTGGTTGTCAGTTTTTGGGACCAGCAATGCAAGAAGAAGTATTAAAACTGGTCCTACTAGCTTTGGAGGATGGTTCTGCATTATCAAGAAAAGTCTTAGTAATGTTTGTTGTTCAACGATTAGAACCACATTTTCCTCAAGCATCTAAAACTAGTATTGGCCATGTTGTTCAACTACTTTACAGAGCTTCATGTTTTAAA